The following coding sequences lie in one Pectobacterium sp. A5351 genomic window:
- the fliF gene encoding flagellar basal-body MS-ring/collar protein FliF produces MNASLTGSATGKNSFGEILNRLRANPKIPLLIAAAATIAIVVALTLWAKGPDYRVLYSNINDRDGGAIVSELTKLNIPYRFAENGGAIMIPAENVYETRLRLAQLGLPKGGAVGFELLDQEKFGISQFSEQINYQRALEGELSRTIETLGPVQNARVHLAIPKPSLFVREQKAPSSSVTLTLQPGRALDEGQINSIVYMVSSSVAGLPPDNVTVVDQTGRLLTQAGSSGRDLNAAQLKYSNEVEAMYQRRIESIIAPMVGMGNVHAQVTAQIDFSAREQTDEQYQPNQPPDKAAVRSQQTSQSEQRGGPNVGGVPGALTNQPAPAPTAPIATQPNNTNANNQAGQQNQNNATGAQANAANANTVIQTSNVRNDATTNYEVDKTILHTKHSTGGVKRLSAAVIVNYQPPGEDGKPVALTEEQIKQIETVAREAMGFSAERGDTLNVVNTPFMDSTDGSGELPFWQKQAFFDLLMEAGRWLLVLIVAWILWRKLVRPQLQRKAQQQEAALAAARSQDADKDVMVNLSSSEVEQQRKSQQRVNAEMQSNRIREMAENDPRVVALVIRQWMSTEL; encoded by the coding sequence ATGAACGCCTCATTAACCGGCTCCGCTACCGGTAAAAATAGCTTTGGCGAAATACTCAACCGGTTACGCGCCAATCCGAAGATCCCGCTATTGATCGCAGCAGCCGCGACGATTGCCATTGTCGTTGCATTGACGCTATGGGCCAAAGGTCCAGATTATCGCGTTCTTTATAGCAATATAAATGACCGAGACGGCGGTGCTATTGTCAGCGAATTAACCAAGCTGAATATTCCTTACCGTTTTGCGGAGAACGGCGGAGCGATCATGATTCCCGCCGAGAATGTCTATGAAACCCGGCTCAGGCTTGCTCAACTGGGACTGCCAAAAGGCGGCGCAGTTGGCTTTGAATTGCTCGATCAGGAAAAATTTGGTATCAGTCAATTCAGCGAGCAGATTAATTACCAGCGTGCGCTGGAAGGTGAGTTGTCCAGAACGATAGAAACACTCGGCCCCGTTCAGAATGCCCGAGTACATCTTGCTATACCGAAACCTTCTTTGTTCGTTCGTGAGCAAAAAGCCCCCTCTTCTTCTGTCACCCTGACGTTACAGCCTGGTCGTGCGCTAGATGAAGGACAAATCAATTCTATCGTTTACATGGTTTCCAGTAGTGTTGCTGGCCTGCCGCCGGATAATGTTACGGTCGTCGATCAAACCGGACGTCTGTTAACCCAGGCGGGCAGCAGTGGCCGCGATCTGAATGCCGCACAGCTTAAGTACAGCAACGAAGTCGAAGCAATGTACCAGCGTCGCATAGAATCAATCATCGCGCCCATGGTCGGTATGGGTAACGTGCATGCTCAAGTCACCGCACAAATTGATTTCTCTGCCCGCGAACAAACTGACGAGCAGTATCAACCGAATCAACCGCCAGATAAAGCGGCCGTTCGCTCTCAGCAAACCAGTCAAAGTGAGCAACGAGGCGGCCCAAATGTAGGTGGTGTCCCTGGTGCATTAACTAATCAGCCTGCACCGGCTCCGACAGCCCCTATCGCGACTCAGCCAAATAATACCAATGCGAACAATCAGGCAGGCCAACAAAACCAAAACAATGCAACGGGTGCACAAGCTAATGCGGCAAATGCTAACACCGTTATCCAGACATCAAATGTTCGCAATGATGCAACTACCAATTATGAAGTCGACAAGACGATTTTACATACCAAACACAGCACAGGTGGTGTGAAGCGTTTGTCTGCAGCCGTTATCGTTAACTACCAACCTCCTGGTGAGGATGGCAAACCAGTTGCACTGACGGAAGAACAGATTAAACAGATTGAAACGGTAGCACGTGAAGCCATGGGCTTTTCTGCTGAACGCGGTGATACATTGAATGTCGTGAATACGCCATTTATGGACAGCACCGACGGCTCTGGCGAACTCCCCTTTTGGCAAAAACAGGCATTCTTCGACCTCCTGATGGAAGCTGGTCGTTGGCTGCTGGTTCTGATCGTTGCCTGGATTCTATGGCGTAAACTGGTTCGCCCGCAATTGCAGAGAAAAGCGCAGCAGCAAGAAGCAGCTCTGGCAGCAGCACGGTCTCAAGATGCAGACAAGGATGTTATGGTTAACCTCAGTAGCTCAGAGGTTGAGCAGCAGCGGAAATCGCAGCAACGCGTTAATGCAGAAATGCAAAGTAACCGCATACGTGAAATGGCAGAGAACGATCCACGCGTTGTCGCCTTGGTAATTCGCCAATGGATGAGTACTGAACTATGA
- the fliS gene encoding flagellar export chaperone FliS: MYSRTGSQAYANVGLESSVMSASPHQLITLLFDGAHSALVRAKILIEQGDIAGKGAAISKAIDIINNGLNVGLDMEKGGELAENLAALYEYMTRRLTIANLHNDIDVIDEVDILLSNIADAWRQIPHQQQTAHSGAT; this comes from the coding sequence ATGTACAGCAGAACAGGTAGTCAGGCCTACGCTAATGTGGGCCTCGAAAGTAGTGTGATGAGCGCAAGCCCCCACCAACTGATTACACTACTTTTCGATGGTGCTCACAGCGCGTTAGTACGAGCAAAAATTCTTATTGAGCAAGGCGATATTGCAGGTAAAGGCGCTGCAATATCCAAGGCCATTGATATTATCAATAATGGACTTAACGTGGGCCTTGACATGGAAAAAGGGGGCGAACTAGCAGAGAACCTTGCAGCGCTTTATGAGTACATGACGAGACGCCTGACGATTGCGAATCTCCATAATGATATAGACGTGATTGATGAAGTCGATATATTGTTGAGCAACATTGCGGATGCATGGCGCCAAATTCCCCATCAACAACAAACTGCGCATAGCGGAGCCACATGA
- the fliJ gene encoding flagellar export protein FliJ, which translates to MKTQSPLVTLRELAQKDVEKAAGQLGQVRQAHQQAEQQLNMLLNYQDDYRQKLNSTMSAGMANNSWQNYQQFIRTLDSAIEQHRQQLSQWTSRLDLAMKAWQEKQQRLNAFEKLQDRELTRQLAKENKIEQKQMDEFAQRASQRKAES; encoded by the coding sequence ATGAAAACCCAGTCACCGCTGGTTACACTACGCGAACTGGCGCAGAAGGACGTTGAGAAAGCAGCAGGCCAGTTGGGACAGGTGCGTCAGGCGCATCAACAGGCAGAGCAGCAGCTCAATATGCTGTTAAACTATCAGGATGACTATCGTCAAAAATTGAACTCGACGATGTCTGCTGGTATGGCGAATAATAGCTGGCAAAATTATCAGCAGTTCATCCGAACGCTGGACAGTGCAATTGAGCAACACCGACAACAGCTCTCGCAGTGGACATCACGTTTAGATTTAGCAATGAAGGCCTGGCAAGAAAAACAGCAGCGATTGAATGCCTTTGAGAAACTGCAAGATCGCGAACTGACAAGACAACTTGCCAAAGAAAATAAAATAGAACAAAAACAAATGGATGAATTTGCCCAACGGGCCTCACAGAGGAAAGCAGAATCATGA
- the fliO gene encoding flagellar biosynthetic protein FliO — MAIASLSSPTPVASQQSTLVTEPPLTGSMLLTQVGSVLAGILLFILLIAWLVRKLGFAPQAKQNKLLKVVSSCPVGQRERVVIVEVDNTWLVLGVTAQQITPLHTLPAQPTNDSSSAGDAKPVDFNQLLKKVLKRPEKSE, encoded by the coding sequence ATGGCAATAGCCTCGCTATCATCACCGACGCCAGTGGCAAGTCAGCAGTCAACGCTTGTTACTGAGCCACCACTGACCGGTAGCATGTTACTGACACAGGTTGGTAGTGTGCTTGCTGGCATTTTATTATTTATCCTGCTAATTGCTTGGCTAGTTCGCAAACTAGGATTTGCGCCTCAAGCCAAGCAAAACAAGTTGCTAAAAGTAGTATCTAGTTGCCCCGTTGGGCAACGCGAGCGCGTCGTTATTGTAGAAGTTGATAATACCTGGCTGGTGTTAGGTGTTACGGCTCAGCAAATTACGCCACTGCATACTCTCCCGGCACAACCAACCAACGACAGTTCATCTGCTGGAGATGCCAAACCAGTAGATTTCAACCAACTGTTAAAGAAAGTTTTAAAGCGTCCGGAAAAGTCGGAATGA
- the fliE gene encoding flagellar hook-basal body complex protein FliE, whose amino-acid sequence MSVQGIDSVLQQMQVKALQAAGTPIARPSVEPGFASELKAAIDKISDTQQTARTQAEKFTLGVPGVALNDVMVDLQKSSISMQMGIQVRNKLVSAYQEVMNMSV is encoded by the coding sequence ATGTCGGTTCAAGGTATTGATAGCGTTTTACAGCAAATGCAGGTCAAAGCCCTGCAGGCTGCTGGCACGCCAATAGCCAGACCATCGGTAGAGCCTGGTTTTGCCAGTGAGTTGAAAGCCGCAATTGATAAAATCAGCGACACGCAACAGACGGCTCGTACGCAGGCTGAAAAATTTACTCTGGGTGTGCCAGGTGTCGCATTGAATGATGTAATGGTGGATTTGCAGAAGTCATCTATTTCAATGCAGATGGGTATTCAGGTACGTAATAAACTGGTATCTGCGTATCAGGAAGTGATGAATATGTCTGTCTAA
- a CDS encoding flagellar hook-length control protein FliK has product MNLSALPIVTTASDTSSSSASLLTQGELPKDFVDLLSKRISQIADTSDKKTLDKVDEEALLSALGKDSASLSPDDLNTLLSSFNSLSGAAITAGKQNPEIAEQAKLKGLDKKDSDSITDDASAMQALLAMLQTTQLPVQPAADSIAATAVNTGLTIPGFIDAKRQTETPASILNNTNENAKNTLAKLLDTSVMADKDAGLSRDLRHAGKQTASAATESADEATKFALTTPASLAGDRNASESVSALNNNVSQTTPSVAQAMHVQPASVGTTTPAPQAASTQLNAPFGSPQWQDALGQQIVMFSRNGQQTAELRLNPQELGALHISLKIDDNQAQIHLVSANSQVRSALEAALPHLRNAMAESGISLGQSSVGSDSSAWQQQMASNNNDGNNRGSSYQQQFGHSTEGTSELLNVPEQLSSMASSVNGLDIFA; this is encoded by the coding sequence ATGAATCTGTCCGCGTTACCCATAGTTACTACTGCCAGCGATACGAGCAGTTCTTCTGCTTCTCTGCTGACACAGGGCGAGCTACCAAAAGATTTTGTTGATCTGTTGAGCAAACGCATATCGCAAATAGCCGATACATCAGATAAAAAAACGCTCGATAAAGTCGACGAAGAGGCTCTGCTAAGCGCTTTAGGGAAAGATAGTGCTTCCCTCAGCCCTGATGATTTAAATACGCTGCTTTCTTCATTTAACTCTCTGAGTGGGGCAGCCATTACAGCGGGCAAGCAAAATCCAGAAATCGCAGAACAGGCTAAGCTAAAAGGGCTGGATAAAAAAGATAGCGACAGCATAACAGACGACGCTAGTGCTATGCAGGCACTGCTTGCCATGTTACAAACAACGCAGCTTCCTGTGCAGCCTGCCGCAGATAGTATCGCCGCGACTGCCGTAAATACGGGGTTAACGATTCCGGGGTTCATTGACGCCAAACGCCAGACTGAAACTCCAGCATCAATTCTAAACAATACGAATGAGAACGCCAAAAATACGTTGGCAAAGTTGCTCGACACATCAGTAATGGCGGATAAAGACGCAGGCCTATCACGCGATCTGCGTCATGCGGGCAAGCAAACCGCATCGGCAGCAACCGAGTCTGCGGATGAGGCTACAAAGTTTGCGCTAACGACGCCAGCGTCCCTTGCGGGCGATCGCAATGCATCTGAGTCGGTTTCAGCCTTAAATAATAACGTGTCTCAGACCACGCCGTCTGTTGCACAGGCTATGCATGTTCAGCCAGCATCGGTGGGGACAACTACACCAGCCCCTCAGGCAGCAAGCACGCAGTTGAATGCTCCCTTTGGTTCACCGCAATGGCAAGACGCATTGGGCCAGCAGATAGTTATGTTCAGCCGTAATGGGCAGCAAACCGCGGAGCTACGCTTAAATCCGCAGGAACTGGGCGCCCTGCATATCAGCCTAAAAATTGATGATAATCAGGCACAAATTCATCTGGTTTCAGCTAACAGTCAGGTTCGTTCAGCGTTGGAAGCCGCGCTTCCCCACCTGCGTAATGCGATGGCAGAAAGTGGAATTAGCCTTGGCCAGAGCAGTGTAGGCAGTGATTCCTCTGCCTGGCAACAGCAAATGGCAAGTAATAATAACGACGGCAATAACCGTGGTTCGTCTTATCAGCAGCAGTTTGGTCATTCAACAGAAGGCACGAGTGAATTATTAAACGTACCAGAACAATTAAGCTCAATGGCATCATCGGTCAACGGCCTTGATATCTTTGCCTGA
- the fliH gene encoding flagellar assembly protein FliH, which yields MSNAPKNLAWQPWQLNDLAEPVSKPVSSTYQVNDEPDVPEMERSAEENVLSIAEEELASLRDNAMQQAREAGFAQGHQQGYDAGYQEGLAKGQQQGLQNTLQQQQPLIEQMQNMVTEFQQTLDTLDSVIPARLMQLALTAAKQILGQPPVCDGNALLGQIQQLIQQEPMFSGKTQLRVHPSDLERVEQYLGPTLSLHGWRLLADSQLHPGGCKVSAEEGDLDASLATRWHELCRLAAPGEL from the coding sequence ATGTCTAACGCCCCCAAAAACTTGGCCTGGCAGCCTTGGCAGCTCAACGATCTGGCTGAACCCGTTTCAAAGCCTGTCAGTTCAACCTATCAGGTCAATGACGAGCCAGATGTGCCTGAAATGGAGCGTTCCGCTGAAGAAAACGTCCTTTCAATCGCAGAGGAGGAGCTAGCATCTCTGCGTGACAATGCAATGCAGCAAGCGCGAGAAGCCGGTTTCGCACAAGGCCATCAACAAGGCTATGACGCAGGTTATCAGGAAGGTTTAGCCAAGGGGCAACAGCAGGGCCTGCAGAACACCTTACAGCAGCAGCAACCGCTCATCGAACAGATGCAGAATATGGTCACCGAATTTCAACAGACGCTGGATACGCTCGACAGCGTGATTCCAGCACGTCTGATGCAGTTGGCTCTGACCGCAGCGAAGCAGATTTTGGGGCAACCTCCGGTCTGCGATGGTAACGCGCTGCTCGGTCAGATACAGCAATTGATTCAGCAAGAACCAATGTTCTCGGGTAAAACGCAACTACGTGTTCACCCTTCTGATCTAGAACGCGTTGAACAGTATTTAGGCCCAACACTCAGCCTGCATGGCTGGAGATTGCTTGCTGATAGCCAACTTCACCCTGGCGGCTGTAAAGTCAGCGCGGAAGAAGGCGATCTGGATGCCAGCCTGGCAACTCGCTGGCACGAGCTTTGCCGTTTAGCCGCACCGGGAGAGTTATGA
- the fliT gene encoding flagella biosynthesis regulatory protein FliT, protein MMTLQQLLVEYQHLQQLSRHILALATNGSWDEVVEQEIIYIQTVENLSKTPIPENLDSVIQLHFRKILREVIESEAQIKTLLQKRMDELSLLMQTSLKQHNVNSVYGAFSKQGIIPGNINNGNE, encoded by the coding sequence ATGATGACACTTCAGCAACTGCTTGTTGAGTATCAACATCTTCAGCAATTGAGCAGACATATTCTTGCGTTAGCAACTAATGGTTCGTGGGATGAGGTGGTAGAGCAAGAAATTATTTACATACAAACCGTAGAAAACTTGAGTAAAACACCAATTCCAGAAAATCTAGACAGCGTAATACAGTTGCATTTTCGCAAAATTCTACGGGAAGTTATTGAGAGTGAAGCTCAAATAAAAACGTTATTACAAAAACGCATGGATGAGTTGAGTTTATTAATGCAAACATCTCTCAAACAGCATAATGTAAATTCTGTATACGGCGCTTTTTCAAAACAGGGGATTATCCCTGGAAACATTAACAACGGAAACGAATAG
- the fliL gene encoding flagellar basal body-associated protein FliL, which produces MSDMQVRPGRKRSIWLILLIIVALAATSAAGAAWWLLNQKNAATAEQEAPPPPEPVFMPLDTFTVNLVNADNDPDRVLYVGFTLRLPDEATRTRFTNYLPEVRSRLLLLLSRQDAIALANEQGKQNLIEQIKQVLSPPLVPGQPNQVVTDVLFTAFILR; this is translated from the coding sequence ATGTCTGATATGCAAGTTCGACCAGGACGTAAACGGTCTATTTGGCTAATATTACTGATTATCGTTGCTCTCGCTGCGACTAGTGCTGCGGGCGCCGCCTGGTGGCTATTAAATCAGAAAAACGCAGCAACGGCCGAGCAGGAAGCCCCTCCTCCGCCAGAGCCTGTTTTCATGCCGCTGGATACCTTTACCGTTAATCTCGTCAATGCAGATAATGACCCTGATCGCGTGCTGTATGTGGGGTTCACTTTGCGCTTACCCGATGAAGCAACACGTACACGGTTTACTAATTATCTGCCAGAGGTTCGCAGCAGACTGTTATTGTTACTTTCTCGTCAGGATGCGATTGCGCTCGCTAATGAGCAAGGCAAACAGAATCTGATAGAGCAAATTAAGCAAGTGCTAAGCCCACCATTAGTTCCTGGTCAACCTAACCAGGTCGTTACTGATGTTCTGTTCACGGCCTTTATACTGCGGTAA
- the fliI gene encoding flagellar protein export ATPase FliI — translation MTSRLGRWLSSLDSFEKRIDDTPSVRRYGRLTRATGLVLEATGLHMPLGATCLIERQNGSQVEEIESEVVGFNGQKLFLMPLEEVEGITPGARVYARVGQDSSSQGKQLPLGPELLGRVLDGSAKPLDGLPAPDTGYRAPLITPPFNPLQRTPIESVLDVGVRAINALLTVGRGQRMGLFAGSGVGKSVLLGMMARYTQADVIVVGLIGERGREVKDFIENILGTEGRARSVVIAAPADVSPLLRMQGAAYATRIAEDFRDRGYHVLLIMDSLTRYAMAQREIALAIGEPPATKGYPPSVFAKLPALVERAGNGIHGGGSVTAFYTVLTEGDDQQDPIADSARAILDGHIVLSRQLAESGHYPAIDIEASISRAMTALIDEAHYASVRQFKQLLSSYQRNRDLVSVGAYAAGSDPMLDKAIRLYPHLEAFLQQGMFEQSNYEESCQALHTIFPRNE, via the coding sequence ATGACTTCACGCCTCGGACGCTGGCTTTCTTCTCTCGATTCATTTGAGAAGCGTATTGACGACACACCGTCGGTGCGTCGTTACGGCCGCTTAACCCGGGCAACTGGCTTAGTATTGGAAGCGACAGGGTTGCATATGCCACTGGGTGCCACCTGTCTTATCGAACGGCAGAATGGTTCTCAGGTTGAAGAAATCGAGAGTGAAGTTGTCGGTTTCAACGGGCAAAAACTCTTTCTCATGCCACTGGAAGAAGTTGAAGGCATTACCCCTGGCGCACGCGTTTATGCCCGCGTTGGTCAGGATAGCAGCAGCCAGGGAAAACAATTACCATTAGGCCCTGAACTGCTTGGTCGGGTGCTGGATGGTAGCGCAAAACCGCTGGATGGTTTACCCGCACCGGATACAGGCTATCGTGCACCATTGATTACTCCGCCGTTCAATCCATTACAGAGAACCCCCATCGAAAGTGTTCTGGACGTGGGTGTGCGCGCTATCAACGCCCTCCTCACTGTAGGCCGGGGGCAGAGAATGGGTCTGTTTGCTGGTTCAGGGGTAGGTAAAAGTGTGCTGTTGGGGATGATGGCACGCTATACTCAAGCTGACGTCATCGTTGTTGGTCTTATCGGTGAACGTGGTCGAGAAGTAAAAGATTTTATCGAGAATATTTTAGGTACAGAAGGACGTGCACGTTCCGTCGTTATTGCTGCACCAGCGGATGTTTCTCCCTTATTAAGGATGCAGGGGGCGGCGTATGCCACACGTATTGCGGAAGATTTTCGCGATCGTGGATACCACGTTCTGCTCATTATGGATTCGCTCACGCGTTATGCCATGGCACAGCGTGAAATTGCTTTAGCCATTGGCGAACCGCCGGCAACCAAGGGTTATCCCCCTTCTGTCTTCGCCAAATTACCCGCGCTGGTAGAACGCGCAGGTAATGGTATTCATGGAGGTGGTTCAGTCACCGCCTTCTATACTGTTCTAACAGAAGGTGACGATCAGCAGGATCCAATCGCTGACTCCGCTCGTGCTATCCTGGACGGACACATTGTGTTGTCCCGCCAATTGGCTGAGTCTGGCCATTATCCGGCAATTGATATTGAAGCCTCGATTAGCCGTGCAATGACCGCGCTGATAGATGAAGCCCACTATGCTTCTGTAAGGCAGTTTAAACAGTTATTATCCAGTTACCAACGTAACCGTGATTTAGTCAGTGTTGGTGCCTACGCCGCAGGCAGTGACCCTATGCTCGACAAAGCAATTCGGCTCTATCCACATCTGGAAGCCTTCTTGCAGCAGGGTATGTTTGAACAAAGTAACTATGAAGAATCTTGCCAGGCGTTGCACACTATTTTCCCTCGTAACGAGTAG
- the fliG gene encoding flagellar motor switch protein FliG gives MNLTGTEKSAILLMTIGEDRAAEVFTHLSTKEVQHLSSAMANMRQVSQQQLLEILREFEADSEQYAALSVNASDYLRSVLVKALGEERASSLLEDILESRDSTSGMETLNFMEPQIAADLIRDEHPQIIATILVHLKRAQAADILALFDERLRHDVMLRIATFGGVQPSALAELTDVLNGLLDGQNLKRSKMGGVRTAAEIINLMKTQQEEAVIDAVREFDGELAQKIIDEMFLFENLVDVDDRSIQRLLQEVESESLLLALKGAEEPLREKFLRNMSQRAAEILRDDLTTRGPVRMSQVENEQKAILLIVRRLADSGEMIIGGGEDAYV, from the coding sequence ATGAACCTGACAGGAACAGAAAAAAGCGCCATCTTATTGATGACCATTGGCGAAGACCGCGCTGCAGAAGTTTTTACTCATCTTTCGACGAAAGAAGTACAACATCTCAGTTCCGCAATGGCGAACATGAGACAGGTATCACAACAGCAACTGCTCGAAATCCTGAGAGAATTTGAGGCTGACTCAGAGCAATATGCTGCTCTCAGCGTGAATGCAAGCGACTATCTTCGCTCAGTACTTGTCAAAGCCCTTGGTGAAGAGCGGGCATCTAGCCTGTTGGAAGATATTCTGGAGAGCCGCGACTCGACAAGTGGAATGGAAACGCTCAACTTCATGGAGCCACAGATTGCCGCAGACCTTATCCGCGACGAACACCCACAGATTATCGCAACCATTTTGGTGCATCTGAAACGCGCTCAGGCTGCCGATATCTTAGCCCTGTTTGACGAACGCCTTCGCCATGACGTCATGCTACGTATTGCGACCTTCGGCGGTGTTCAACCTTCCGCACTGGCGGAACTGACAGACGTTCTGAATGGCTTGCTGGATGGTCAAAACCTCAAGCGCAGCAAGATGGGTGGAGTTCGTACTGCTGCTGAGATTATCAACCTGATGAAAACTCAACAGGAAGAAGCGGTTATTGATGCCGTACGTGAGTTCGATGGCGAACTGGCACAGAAAATCATCGACGAAATGTTCCTATTCGAAAACCTGGTGGACGTCGACGACCGCAGCATCCAGCGCCTTCTGCAAGAAGTCGAGTCCGAGTCCCTGCTGTTGGCATTGAAAGGTGCGGAAGAGCCTTTGCGCGAGAAATTCCTGCGCAACATGTCTCAGCGTGCTGCAGAAATCCTTCGCGACGATCTCACAACTCGCGGTCCGGTACGTATGTCTCAAGTCGAAAACGAACAGAAGGCCATTCTGCTTATCGTTCGTCGCCTGGCAGACAGCGGCGAGATGATTATCGGTGGCGGCGAGGATGCCTATGTCTAA
- the fliN gene encoding flagellar motor switch protein FliN — MSDTKKPSDDKESVDDLWADAFNEQQAAEKPAATTEGIFKSLEGHDPLGALQDIDLILDIPVKLTVELGRTKMTIKELLRLTQGSVVALDGLAGEPLDILINGYLIAQGEVVVVSDKYGVRITDIITPSERMRRLSR, encoded by the coding sequence ATGAGTGACACCAAGAAACCGTCCGACGACAAGGAATCAGTGGACGATCTGTGGGCTGATGCATTTAACGAGCAACAGGCTGCAGAAAAACCGGCCGCGACAACCGAAGGCATTTTCAAGTCGCTGGAAGGTCATGATCCGCTAGGCGCCTTACAGGATATCGATCTCATCCTGGATATTCCTGTCAAACTCACCGTTGAGCTTGGCCGGACTAAAATGACGATAAAAGAACTTCTGCGCCTCACCCAGGGCTCTGTTGTCGCACTTGATGGCTTAGCAGGCGAACCGCTGGATATTTTGATCAATGGCTATCTGATCGCTCAGGGTGAAGTTGTCGTCGTATCTGACAAGTATGGTGTGCGTATTACTGATATCATCACACCATCCGAACGTATGCGCCGTCTGAGTCGTTAA
- the fliM gene encoding flagellar motor switch protein FliM, with product MGDSILSQAEIDALLNGDSGDNDADANASSKADGGVKPYDPNTQRRVIRERLQALEIINERFARQFRMGLFNLLRRSPDITVGGIKIQPYHEFARNLPVPTNLNLIHLKPLRGTALFVFSPSLVFIAVDNLFGGDGRFPTKVEGREFTHTEQRVVKRMLRLALEAYGEAWNAIYKLDIEYVRSEMQVKFTNITTSPNDIVVTTPFHVEIGSLTGEFNICIPFSMIEPLRELLANPPLENSRQEDQSWRDTLAKQVQHSELELVASFVDIPLRLSKILKLQPGDVLPIDKPDKIVAHVDGVPVLTSQYGTLNGQYALRVEHLINPILNSLDNEEQPHE from the coding sequence ATGGGCGATAGCATTCTTTCACAAGCAGAAATTGATGCACTATTAAACGGTGACAGCGGCGATAACGACGCTGACGCGAATGCGTCGTCAAAAGCGGATGGTGGCGTTAAACCCTACGATCCGAATACGCAACGACGAGTTATTCGTGAACGTTTACAGGCATTAGAAATCATTAATGAGCGATTTGCGCGCCAATTCCGTATGGGATTGTTCAACCTGTTACGTCGTAGCCCAGATATCACCGTAGGTGGAATCAAGATCCAGCCATACCATGAGTTTGCCAGGAACCTTCCCGTACCGACAAACCTGAATCTGATTCATTTAAAACCGCTACGCGGTACTGCGCTATTTGTATTTTCACCAAGTCTGGTATTTATCGCCGTAGATAACCTTTTCGGTGGCGATGGGCGCTTTCCGACGAAAGTTGAAGGTCGTGAATTTACTCATACAGAACAGCGTGTGGTTAAGCGTATGTTACGCTTGGCTCTCGAAGCCTATGGTGAAGCCTGGAATGCGATTTACAAACTTGACATCGAATACGTACGCTCAGAAATGCAGGTCAAGTTTACTAATATCACAACGTCGCCTAACGATATCGTCGTGACTACACCGTTTCATGTTGAAATCGGCTCATTGACTGGCGAATTTAATATCTGTATTCCTTTTTCAATGATCGAGCCGCTGCGCGAACTGCTGGCGAACCCACCATTGGAAAACTCACGTCAGGAAGATCAGAGCTGGCGAGACACCTTAGCCAAGCAGGTACAGCATTCCGAACTGGAACTGGTCGCAAGCTTTGTTGATATCCCACTGCGATTGTCCAAGATTCTGAAGCTCCAACCCGGCGATGTGTTACCGATCGACAAACCTGACAAAATCGTTGCCCATGTTGACGGCGTGCCGGTGCTGACCAGCCAATATGGCACGTTGAACGGGCAATATGCTCTACGTGTTGAACATTTGATTAACCCTATATTGAATTCTCTGGATAACGAGGAACAGCCCCATGAGTGA